A DNA window from Maribellus comscasis contains the following coding sequences:
- a CDS encoding TonB-dependent receptor plug domain-containing protein produces the protein MKVRIFCILILFLKPLLCSTQNNDNTGYIYNYSLRELANIKILTGSIKAEKTSSAPSNIIIITKQMIEERGYQTLVDICQDVPGFDFMMYNDGSGEYSTYSMNRGVGEIGNPEVLIMVDGIIQNQISYNWSLLWTYENMFADIERIEIIQGPGSVMYGAQAFTGIIHFITKKKFSGINAQSSVGSNRTSVFDVHMGTPIGENTHASLAIHKYKSLGDEGIDRYDPGGYFKNNKYPSTILADYDSEGNFVEDVPNALAGKEIPGGFSTGNDSYAFRAKISHKNNEAGFFYSEFDRGYSSANVQYEYNIFSKKSKTHYKSYHLYITNNSTFSKKLNLKSDLVFRSTNILPDAGFRYLYQFPELTKNYASYSYQGYLEEKLLYEFSPQDLFYFGLKATVSRKSERIVSLGDYSDSNDTSVSSWDIAEEGGGLNQKKIYPLFYEKELAFYALYDKEWGNKLSSSLGLRYDYSTEFGSILNPRLAIDFQPETFMGIKFMYGTAFRQPGIFELTSEFRGNPELNPEKIKTGEVEFSGLLANDKISIKANVFYSVISDFIGKVPDENMPSGERYENLDQVKVSGVSTFFSSQITQYLLLYSNYSYLVGIKPSGVYEIERTAKNKLNAGVNLKLFSNKVTADFRANYVGKRKAQETNQWLQTYENGFAPSYLKANLVVSYRFLQSFTAQLIANNVFDEQYYGVGRETGSGFVDDYDYQNNVNPDGLIPAYHPQPGRTFLVSLLIKLHQ, from the coding sequence ATGAAAGTCAGGATATTTTGCATACTAATCCTTTTTCTGAAACCATTGTTATGTTCGACTCAGAATAACGACAACACCGGATATATATACAATTATTCACTCAGGGAACTGGCAAATATTAAGATTTTAACCGGCTCTATTAAGGCCGAGAAAACCAGTAGTGCGCCATCCAACATTATCATAATAACAAAACAAATGATTGAGGAACGAGGATATCAAACGCTTGTTGATATTTGTCAGGATGTTCCTGGTTTTGATTTTATGATGTATAATGATGGGAGTGGGGAATATTCGACCTACAGTATGAACAGGGGAGTGGGAGAAATTGGTAATCCAGAGGTTCTGATTATGGTTGACGGGATTATTCAGAATCAGATAAGTTATAACTGGTCGTTGTTATGGACCTATGAAAATATGTTTGCTGATATTGAGCGTATCGAAATTATTCAGGGGCCTGGGTCGGTTATGTATGGAGCACAGGCGTTTACCGGTATAATTCACTTTATAACAAAAAAGAAATTTTCAGGTATAAATGCTCAGTCCTCAGTCGGTTCCAACAGAACTTCTGTTTTTGACGTCCATATGGGAACTCCGATCGGCGAAAATACTCATGCCTCGTTGGCGATTCATAAATACAAATCGTTGGGAGATGAAGGTATTGATCGTTACGACCCGGGCGGTTATTTCAAGAACAATAAATATCCTTCAACGATTTTGGCCGATTACGACAGCGAAGGAAATTTTGTTGAAGATGTTCCCAATGCTTTGGCTGGGAAAGAAATTCCCGGGGGTTTTAGTACCGGAAATGACAGTTATGCATTTCGGGCAAAGATTTCGCATAAAAACAATGAAGCAGGTTTTTTTTATTCTGAATTTGATCGCGGATATTCATCGGCCAATGTGCAATACGAATACAATATTTTTAGTAAAAAAAGCAAAACGCATTACAAATCTTATCATCTTTATATTACAAATAATTCAACATTTTCGAAAAAATTAAATTTAAAATCGGATTTGGTTTTCAGGTCCACCAACATTCTTCCTGATGCTGGGTTCAGGTATCTTTACCAGTTTCCGGAATTAACAAAAAACTATGCATCCTATTCCTATCAGGGCTATCTTGAAGAAAAGCTTTTGTATGAATTCAGTCCTCAAGACTTGTTTTATTTTGGATTGAAAGCAACTGTCAGCAGGAAAAGTGAACGGATTGTTTCCTTGGGTGATTATTCCGATTCCAATGATACTTCAGTTTCTTCCTGGGATATAGCAGAAGAAGGAGGAGGGTTAAATCAAAAAAAGATATACCCTCTTTTTTATGAGAAAGAACTTGCTTTCTATGCTTTATATGATAAGGAATGGGGAAATAAACTGTCAAGTTCTCTAGGTCTCAGATATGATTACAGTACAGAGTTTGGAAGTATATTGAATCCAAGATTAGCGATAGATTTTCAACCTGAAACTTTTATGGGGATTAAATTTATGTACGGAACGGCGTTCAGACAGCCTGGTATATTTGAATTAACAAGTGAGTTTAGAGGGAACCCTGAGTTAAACCCTGAGAAGATAAAAACAGGTGAAGTTGAATTCAGCGGCTTGCTGGCCAATGATAAGATTTCAATAAAAGCAAACGTATTTTACTCTGTAATAAGTGATTTTATAGGGAAAGTTCCGGATGAGAATATGCCGTCGGGAGAACGATATGAAAATCTGGATCAGGTGAAAGTTTCAGGCGTTTCCACTTTTTTCTCAAGCCAGATAACCCAATATCTTCTGTTGTATTCAAACTACAGCTATTTAGTTGGTATTAAGCCGTCAGGAGTATATGAGATTGAACGTACTGCCAAAAATAAACTGAACGCTGGAGTAAACCTGAAATTATTTTCAAATAAAGTTACTGCGGATTTCAGGGCAAATTATGTTGGTAAACGAAAAGCACAGGAGACAAACCAATGGCTGCAAACATACGAAAACGGCTTCGCTCCGTCTTATCTAAAGGCCAATTTGGTGGTTTCTTATCGTTTTTTACAAAGTTTTACTGCGCAATTAATTGCGAATAATGTATTTGATGAACAGTATTATGGCGTGGGGAGGGAAACGGGATCAGGATTTGTTGATGATTATGATTACCAAAACAATGTTAATCCTGATGGGCTTATTCCAGCTTATCATCCACAGCCCGGCAGGACTTTTTTAGTGAGTCTTTTGATTAAATTACATCAATAA
- a CDS encoding TonB-dependent receptor plug domain-containing protein, with product MDKLTTAIYFLIVTSGFLFSGSHVFSQTDSTTFYTRSLYQLSQTKIASEKKTEQTISKASTTIRVVTKEQIEAGAYLTLEDILVGLPGFQFRDIMGLNSYSFLRGLPRQNNSILVYIDGVQINELNSGGYYGGGQYNLANVERIEIMYGPASVIYGTNAISGVINIITKNPGKGESLLASVGAGAFNTYQTDITYSNSNDRLGLQLSAMYKTTEKANLTNGNNDNYWDDDLEIFETDYAFDAKLILKNLTFGVNYQNRRSSTTSYNPSVNTIYKGFGTLWNLQLVNTYAKHNKLFSDKVEWNTTLYNRNATVLANSVKEVTDTGQIGYYRPNNLLGVESFLEVKPSEDFSIVTGFLSQYENLAKGYSTTSSNEYYIQPRKPKSPDQTSDFLAGIFLQLDYSFQKYWQFTVGSRYEYSTSYREVFTPRASLLFNKNKYSGKLIFAQAFRAPKPWDFTDGIGNPGLDPEKFRSFEISNTLFITDNFKTDLQIYYNRLYNGIVKVYAADNADFYWNNSGNTETKGMELSTNLVHNNVNFFGSYTYNLTADKNGEQVAEIAPHTGVLGANYSFSKHLNVGLRTFYFGKRKNPKVIKATNSEYIEPAVVVDLNISLLNYKNKNIQFVLKNLTNKEYYHTSNLIPDRYRQAQRFFLLKLSYKIEKL from the coding sequence ATGGACAAATTAACAACAGCCATATATTTTTTGATAGTAACATCAGGCTTTTTATTTAGCGGCAGCCATGTTTTTTCTCAAACTGATTCCACAACATTTTATACCAGAAGTTTATATCAATTATCTCAAACAAAAATCGCCTCTGAAAAAAAGACCGAACAAACAATCAGTAAGGCGTCGACAACAATCAGGGTGGTAACAAAAGAACAAATTGAAGCCGGAGCTTACCTTACGCTTGAAGATATTTTGGTCGGGTTGCCGGGTTTTCAATTTCGTGACATTATGGGATTAAATAGTTACTCATTTTTGCGCGGGCTGCCACGACAAAACAATTCAATCTTGGTTTATATTGACGGCGTTCAAATCAATGAGTTGAATTCAGGGGGATACTACGGCGGAGGACAATATAATTTGGCGAATGTAGAACGTATTGAAATTATGTATGGGCCAGCTTCTGTTATTTATGGAACAAACGCCATTTCGGGAGTAATAAATATTATTACCAAAAACCCCGGAAAAGGGGAAAGTTTGCTGGCAAGTGTGGGAGCGGGCGCTTTTAATACATATCAAACCGACATAACATATTCAAATTCTAATGATAGACTTGGCCTACAACTTTCTGCCATGTACAAAACCACTGAAAAGGCGAATCTGACAAATGGTAACAACGATAATTACTGGGATGATGATTTGGAGATTTTTGAAACAGATTATGCTTTTGATGCAAAACTAATTTTAAAAAACTTAACTTTTGGCGTAAATTATCAAAACAGAAGAAGTTCAACTACTTCTTATAACCCCTCCGTGAACACTATTTATAAAGGTTTTGGAACCTTGTGGAATTTACAACTTGTAAATACTTATGCAAAACATAATAAACTTTTTTCAGATAAAGTTGAATGGAATACAACATTATATAACCGAAATGCAACTGTGTTGGCGAACTCGGTAAAGGAAGTTACTGATACCGGGCAGATTGGCTATTATCGCCCAAATAATTTGCTGGGCGTAGAAAGTTTTCTGGAAGTCAAACCATCAGAGGATTTTAGTATTGTAACAGGATTTCTGAGTCAGTATGAGAATTTGGCAAAAGGGTATTCAACAACAAGTAGTAATGAATATTATATTCAACCTCGAAAACCAAAATCTCCGGATCAAACCAGTGATTTTTTAGCAGGAATTTTTTTACAACTGGATTATAGTTTTCAGAAATACTGGCAATTTACAGTTGGCTCGCGATATGAATACAGCACAAGTTACAGGGAAGTATTTACACCAAGAGCTTCTCTTCTTTTTAATAAAAATAAATACAGCGGGAAATTGATTTTTGCTCAAGCATTCAGGGCTCCCAAACCATGGGATTTTACTGATGGGATCGGGAATCCTGGTTTGGATCCTGAGAAATTCAGATCCTTTGAAATTTCAAATACGCTTTTTATCACGGATAATTTTAAAACTGATTTGCAAATTTATTACAATAGACTGTACAATGGAATTGTGAAAGTGTACGCTGCCGATAATGCTGATTTCTATTGGAATAATAGCGGAAATACTGAAACAAAAGGTATGGAGTTGAGTACTAATCTGGTACACAACAATGTTAATTTTTTTGGCAGTTACACCTATAATTTAACTGCCGATAAAAATGGTGAGCAAGTAGCCGAAATTGCTCCCCACACCGGGGTACTGGGAGCTAATTACTCATTTTCCAAACATTTAAACGTCGGATTACGAACTTTTTATTTTGGGAAACGTAAAAATCCAAAAGTTATAAAGGCGACAAACAGTGAATACATCGAACCGGCGGTTGTTGTTGACCTGAACATTTCTCTGTTGAATTACAAAAATAAAAACATACAGTTTGTTTTAAAAAACCTGACGAACAAAGAATATTATCATACATCGAATTTAATACCAGACAGATACAGACAAGCTCAAAGATTTTTTTTATTAAAGCTCTCTTATAAAATAGAAAAATTATGA
- a CDS encoding YfiR/HmsC family protein yields MIKTGIYIFILSLTTLLIVAPPVFGQVDRSQVLGAYVYNFAKLSTSPKQKAFSTYTIVLVSEKQGIVQEFNNMAKNIKVGEKDIRLIHQPDGRNIDYKSVCLIFIGSDKISLYPKIFTESKSFEVLLVGENIEDKSKIVFNLYETNEGKMLFEMNKGNIYSRKIEINDEILLMGGAEVDLIDLYLQSQRKLDSAENQLEITEQRLKFLTADLNSVNKQVKDAEQTISRHRNEIQKQNELIELQQKQRDQLTSDIEGFRQQSDIQKQTLLRNEQELESFNDSLLNAQEKMLDYQNEIGENKLFLSEQQAEIDEQEEILSEKNVVIEKQRAVVIFFIIGTTITSILLLLLFKSYRDKKKKNQLLEQQKEEISDQNKELENNKRTILTINRELNDKNQELTASLKEIKEIQEQLVESKKMASLGVLSAGIAHEINNPINFVYAGINSLLRDFEDIQPIIDEVSNLDFNNDNLEEKIKRIQLLKKENYFDDAIEAIPEIINDIKLGADRTAEIVKGLRNFSRMDKGVLEHLDINESLDMSLLLLKNKYKNHVKIVKDYDKELPVLGCYPGKINQALLNILSNAIDAISESGRIWLKTFKQDNEIVISIKDSGAGISDELKEKIFDPFFTTKPVGKGTGLGLSITYGIINDHRGRIKVNSDKGEGTEFLIFLPVV; encoded by the coding sequence ATGATCAAAACGGGAATTTATATTTTCATATTATCACTGACAACACTGCTTATTGTTGCGCCTCCAGTTTTTGGTCAGGTCGATCGTAGTCAGGTTTTAGGCGCATATGTTTATAATTTTGCCAAATTATCAACTTCTCCCAAACAAAAAGCATTTTCTACATACACTATCGTGCTGGTTTCAGAAAAACAAGGTATTGTTCAGGAATTTAATAATATGGCAAAAAATATAAAAGTTGGAGAAAAAGATATTCGTTTAATACATCAACCGGATGGCAGGAATATTGACTATAAAAGTGTCTGTCTGATTTTTATTGGTAGTGACAAAATTTCTCTGTATCCAAAAATTTTTACCGAAAGCAAAAGTTTTGAAGTTCTCTTGGTAGGCGAAAATATTGAGGATAAAAGTAAGATCGTTTTCAATTTGTATGAAACGAACGAAGGCAAGATGCTTTTTGAAATGAACAAAGGGAATATTTATAGTCGTAAGATTGAAATCAATGATGAAATTTTGCTAATGGGAGGAGCAGAAGTCGATTTAATTGATCTGTATCTCCAGTCTCAAAGAAAACTGGACAGCGCCGAGAATCAACTGGAAATTACTGAACAACGACTAAAGTTTCTAACAGCTGATTTAAATAGTGTAAACAAGCAGGTGAAAGATGCGGAGCAAACGATATCTCGGCACCGAAATGAAATTCAAAAACAAAATGAGCTTATTGAACTTCAGCAAAAACAACGGGATCAACTGACGTCAGATATTGAAGGATTTAGACAGCAATCTGATATCCAAAAACAAACATTACTCCGAAATGAGCAGGAGTTGGAATCATTTAATGACAGCCTTTTAAACGCTCAGGAAAAGATGCTTGACTATCAGAACGAGATAGGTGAGAACAAACTGTTTTTGAGTGAGCAACAAGCCGAAATAGACGAACAGGAAGAAATATTATCTGAAAAAAATGTGGTTATCGAAAAACAACGCGCTGTTGTAATTTTTTTTATTATCGGCACAACCATCACATCCATTCTTTTACTGCTTCTTTTTAAAAGCTATCGCGACAAAAAAAAGAAAAACCAACTTCTGGAGCAACAAAAAGAAGAAATTTCAGATCAAAACAAAGAGCTCGAGAATAATAAAAGAACGATTTTGACAATTAACAGGGAATTAAATGATAAGAATCAGGAATTAACTGCCTCTCTTAAGGAGATCAAAGAGATTCAGGAGCAACTGGTTGAATCGAAAAAGATGGCTTCACTGGGGGTGTTGTCGGCTGGTATAGCCCATGAAATAAATAATCCAATCAATTTTGTTTATGCAGGCATCAATAGTCTGTTGCGCGATTTTGAAGATATACAGCCAATTATTGATGAAGTGAGCAACCTGGATTTTAACAACGATAACCTTGAAGAGAAGATTAAAAGGATTCAACTGTTAAAAAAGGAAAACTACTTTGACGATGCGATTGAAGCGATTCCTGAAATTATCAATGATATAAAATTGGGTGCTGATCGTACTGCTGAAATTGTAAAAGGACTGAGAAATTTTTCACGAATGGATAAAGGCGTCCTGGAGCATCTGGATATTAATGAAAGCCTTGATATGTCATTACTGCTCTTGAAAAACAAGTATAAAAATCATGTTAAAATTGTAAAGGACTATGATAAGGAATTGCCTGTTCTGGGGTGTTATCCCGGTAAGATAAATCAGGCCTTATTAAATATACTTTCAAACGCAATTGATGCTATCTCGGAGTCCGGGAGAATTTGGCTGAAAACTTTCAAACAAGATAATGAAATAGTTATTTCGATAAAAGATAGTGGTGCTGGCATTTCAGATGAGTTGAAAGAAAAAATATTCGATCCGTTTTTTACAACCAAGCCCGTAGGGAAGGGGACAGGATTAGGGCTTTCGATTACTTATGGAATTATCAATGATCATAGAGGAAGAATAAAGGTAAATTCTGACAAGGGAGAAGGAACCGAGTTTTTGATTTTTTTGCCGGTAGTTTAA
- a CDS encoding response regulator, translated as MKFKILYVDDERSNLRIFKDSFRRDYEIFVAESGFEALKLLKNHMVDLVITDQRMPGMTGVELLKEITEKYDDIPPSRVILSGYAEDDDIKRAFAEFRLSKFIPKPWNYEELKNIISSSIQND; from the coding sequence ATGAAATTCAAGATATTATATGTTGATGACGAAAGAAGTAATCTGAGGATTTTCAAAGACTCATTTCGAAGAGATTATGAAATTTTTGTTGCAGAATCTGGTTTTGAAGCATTAAAATTGTTAAAGAACCATATGGTAGATTTGGTTATAACAGACCAGCGGATGCCTGGGATGACAGGGGTGGAGTTACTAAAGGAAATAACAGAAAAATATGATGATATTCCTCCCAGTAGAGTTATTTTATCCGGTTATGCCGAAGATGACGATATAAAAAGAGCTTTTGCAGAATTTCGTTTATCAAAGTTTATCCCCAAACCCTGGAATTATGAAGAACTAAAAAATATTATATCAAGTTCAATTCAGAATGATTAA
- a CDS encoding response regulator, protein MEKYNLLYVDDEPSNLRVFKDTYRRKYNVYTATSAKEGMMLMEEHHIDLILSDQRMPEMTGVELLRYSLEKFPKINRILITGYSDINAVEDAVNQARIFQYIQKPWSEKSLSGVIDDALRIYQLEKENAQQKIELQRAKEKAEESDMLKTEFLHNLSHEIRTPLNGIYGFAQILDSDTVTAEERKNYIRIIQNSSNQLIKIVSAILEFSKLITDQVTIETQEISLNDLFSELFYVFELKAEKKHIKFDLEPGLSNEECFIKIDRTKLYQILSNILDNAFKYTEDGFVVFGYKVRNDKIRIYIKDSGVGIHADNQRFIFERFSQEERYLSNKWGGLGLGLSIAQENAKLIDASISLTSKKGEGAVFYVDIPYLPASSSEQTITLDFKNATPRSSNKYKILIVEDEEVNLYFLDVLIKKIIASDTTILHAYNGKEALDVCKSNSDINVILMDIKMPIMDGYEATKKIKEIMPHIPIIAQTAYSTNEDRHKAETAGCDDFISKPINKFKLKKIFSLHLTSNFGNNK, encoded by the coding sequence ATGGAAAAATACAACTTACTTTATGTCGACGACGAACCCAGCAACCTAAGAGTTTTTAAAGATACGTACAGACGAAAATATAATGTTTATACAGCAACATCAGCAAAAGAGGGAATGATGCTGATGGAAGAACATCATATCGACTTGATTTTGAGTGATCAGCGTATGCCTGAAATGACAGGAGTTGAATTGCTGAGATATTCTTTAGAGAAGTTTCCTAAAATAAATCGAATTCTTATTACCGGATATTCCGATATAAATGCGGTAGAGGATGCGGTTAATCAGGCGAGAATCTTCCAATATATTCAAAAGCCATGGAGTGAAAAGTCGTTATCAGGAGTTATTGATGATGCTTTGAGAATATACCAGCTTGAAAAAGAAAATGCACAACAAAAAATTGAATTGCAGAGAGCAAAAGAAAAAGCAGAAGAAAGTGATATGCTCAAAACGGAATTCCTCCATAATCTTTCTCACGAAATTCGTACACCTTTAAACGGAATATATGGTTTTGCGCAGATACTTGATTCCGATACGGTAACTGCAGAAGAGAGAAAAAACTATATCAGGATAATCCAAAACTCTTCAAATCAACTGATAAAAATAGTGAGTGCTATTTTAGAATTTTCAAAGCTGATTACAGACCAGGTTACCATTGAGACGCAGGAAATTTCTTTAAATGATTTGTTTTCAGAGCTTTTTTATGTTTTCGAACTTAAAGCGGAGAAAAAGCATATTAAATTTGATTTGGAGCCTGGGCTGAGTAACGAAGAGTGTTTTATTAAAATCGATAGAACAAAGTTGTATCAGATATTAAGTAATATTCTTGATAATGCATTTAAGTATACAGAAGATGGTTTTGTTGTATTTGGGTATAAGGTAAGAAACGACAAAATCAGAATTTATATCAAAGATTCAGGTGTTGGTATTCATGCTGATAATCAGCGATTTATTTTTGAGCGATTTTCGCAGGAAGAAAGATATTTATCAAATAAATGGGGTGGACTTGGATTGGGGCTATCCATTGCACAGGAAAACGCAAAGTTGATTGATGCTTCCATTTCATTAACTTCAAAAAAGGGAGAGGGGGCTGTCTTTTATGTCGATATACCCTACCTGCCGGCAAGTTCTTCGGAGCAGACAATTACACTTGATTTTAAAAATGCAACTCCGCGTAGCAGTAATAAATATAAGATTCTTATTGTTGAAGATGAGGAAGTAAACTTGTATTTTTTAGATGTTTTAATAAAAAAAATTATCGCGTCTGATACAACAATTCTTCACGCGTACAATGGAAAGGAAGCGTTGGATGTATGTAAGTCGAACAGCGATATAAACGTTATCCTCATGGATATTAAAATGCCTATTATGGATGGTTACGAAGCCACAAAAAAAATAAAGGAAATTATGCCACATATTCCTATTATCGCTCAAACAGCTTATTCTACAAATGAAGACAGGCACAAAGCAGAAACTGCTGGCTGCGATGATTTTATTTCTAAACCAATAAACAAATTTAAATTGAAGAAAATATTTTCACTTCATTTAACAAGCAACTTTGGAAATAACAAGTAA
- a CDS encoding ROK family transcriptional regulator, translating into MKNEFSKMDAGLLHLANKKVLLKLINQKGQISRSELSKATKLTPPTITRIVDELVYKDNLAEYIGTGSSNGGRPSMIVKFKNEGNYIIGIDLGATYIRGGLVDLNAKFVYEIQVPTEIEKGFSSIIEKVANVIQKLKSRQELNSKVWGVGIGVAGLVDSKTGMIESSPDFGWSKIDLRKELEDRLGLPFFYDNSTRLMALGELKLGAKQNLKNFAVINLGYGIASGLVIEGNLVKGHVGFAGEFGHISVDTESSVKCKCGMYGCLEALASGHRIAALGKHALTNHNSQILNELCNGNPNLITAELVAKAAQMGDKSCLKIYNEVIEYLCKGIGIIANLLNPEIVYLGGGISLNEQFLFDLVQAKKSKYLLYTNTDMPIVPSTFGEQATIIGAVSLVLEKIMNLELLVEE; encoded by the coding sequence ATGAAGAACGAATTCTCTAAAATGGATGCAGGACTATTGCATCTTGCTAACAAAAAGGTACTTTTAAAACTGATAAACCAAAAGGGGCAAATTAGCCGCTCCGAACTTTCAAAAGCAACAAAACTCACCCCGCCGACAATTACAAGAATAGTTGATGAGTTAGTTTATAAAGATAATCTGGCAGAATATATTGGAACCGGAAGCTCGAACGGAGGCAGGCCTTCAATGATTGTTAAGTTCAAAAATGAAGGTAACTATATTATTGGTATCGACCTTGGGGCTACTTATATAAGAGGAGGCCTTGTAGATTTAAACGCAAAATTTGTTTATGAAATACAGGTCCCGACAGAAATAGAAAAAGGATTTTCCAGTATAATTGAAAAAGTAGCAAACGTTATACAAAAACTTAAAAGCAGACAAGAACTTAATTCCAAAGTGTGGGGTGTTGGTATAGGGGTGGCCGGACTTGTGGATAGTAAAACCGGTATGATTGAGTCCTCTCCTGATTTTGGATGGTCTAAAATTGATTTAAGAAAAGAACTGGAAGACAGATTAGGTCTCCCCTTTTTCTACGATAATTCAACACGCCTGATGGCATTAGGAGAATTAAAATTAGGTGCAAAACAAAATTTGAAAAACTTTGCAGTAATAAATCTGGGTTATGGGATTGCTTCGGGCTTGGTTATCGAAGGTAATCTTGTAAAAGGACATGTTGGTTTTGCAGGCGAATTTGGACACATTTCGGTTGATACCGAGAGTAGTGTTAAATGCAAATGCGGAATGTATGGCTGCTTGGAGGCGCTGGCATCAGGACACCGCATTGCTGCTTTAGGCAAACATGCATTAACAAACCACAATTCACAAATATTAAATGAACTTTGCAACGGAAATCCAAACCTGATAACCGCTGAACTCGTAGCAAAAGCAGCCCAAATGGGCGATAAGTCGTGTTTAAAAATATATAACGAGGTTATCGAATACTTATGTAAAGGAATTGGAATTATTGCAAACCTTTTAAATCCTGAAATAGTTTATCTGGGGGGAGGAATATCCTTAAACGAGCAGTTTCTTTTTGATCTGGTTCAAGCTAAAAAATCAAAATATTTATTATATACAAATACTGATATGCCCATCGTTCCATCTACATTTGGCGAACAGGCAACAATTATCGGAGCGGTTTCTTTGGTGCTGGAAAAGATAATGAACCTGGAATTGTTAGTCGAAGAATAA